A DNA window from Bos mutus isolate GX-2022 chromosome 11, NWIPB_WYAK_1.1, whole genome shotgun sequence contains the following coding sequences:
- the LOC106700836 gene encoding WAS/WASL-interacting protein family member 1-like, with the protein MQFGSPRAAGPSDGGLGEAGGGPWTPASPFGAEGEGGQGGLGEGSWGEGGTRPEACGSEAWGLPGHWDVGAEDPEPQLRRGLVLHRADAKLSRTRLHRPSGGGWVLLQGATLGAPARNAPGPGPEATTPLRFPVPAARVRDLRPPPPRPHTAAPPPPPPPPPPPPPPRLPRPAAGAGRSQARRPPPRPARAPLDSQRRGVPPNWHSPHPRRPSQIRWHPAPPATGGRRKIAAQRSPARPLDHPSARPPGASRVPPPRRAEEGREPGGRGGGPGRARLPFSAAAAEPARGPAPAPLPRSLRAAAGADYSGSGSAPSSAPAAGPRLGPGAGAGTARKAGAARPGPLRQRLAGHRARPAVAARSPSPASARRRVAGVRERAPSRALPATVPPARLPSSPPASGPASRAASSGAHYRVAGGVGPARLRALVPRRRVPARPLLSPPPPPPPARPPSLPPGPPACLARSLPPSARCRAPSLRLLRRVPPSHPFSPPSSFPPSGRPRAQASARCSPPAAALARAPALRSRPARQRRLGGPGAPRRERPGRAAGPSALGPTSRPLRPRWGSPHAAVRRAGPRSAPTLRRARAPRLGRSPGHSAGGLRTGRRDSGPSSPAAGVKCLPPAAHGAPGGLRPAVLPTSTRAHCTLPASALGLGTAAPAHPRRNPHATRHPRQVPPPSGGQSIQQGQGRGAGPIQAVLEARAPLLVEPPWKEVSSPYLEVSK; encoded by the exons ATGCAGTTTGGCAGCCCGAGGGCCGCGGGCCCCAGCgatggggggctgggggaggccggGGGCGGGCCCTGGACTCCGGCCAGCCCCTTCGGAGCcgagggggagggagggcagggcggcctgggggaggggagctggggtgAGGGCGGGACACGGCCCGAAGCCTGCGGCTCCGAAGCTTGGGGTCTCCCGGGGCACTGGGACGTAGGGGCCGAAGACCCCGAGCCGCAGCTTCGGCGAGGCCTCGTCCTTCACCGTGCAGATGCGAAGCTTTCAAGGACACGTCTGCACCGGCCCAGCGGGG gCGGGTGGGTGCTGCTGCAGGGGGCGACCCTGGGCGCCCCCGCCCGCAACGCCCCGGGCCCCGGCCCCGAGGCTACCACCCCCCTGCGTTTTCCGGTCCCCGCGGCCCGGGTCCGGGATCttcgcccgcccccgccccgcccccacactGCGGCGCCGCCACCGCCACCGccaccgccaccgccgccgccgccgccccggctCCCACGGCCCGCggcgggggcagggaggagccAGGCACGACGtccgcccccccgccccgcgcGCGCGCCGCTCGACTCTCAGCGGAGAGGTGTGCCCCCCAACTGGcactctccccacccccgccgcccctCCCAGATCCGCTGGCACCCCGCACCCCCAGCCACAGGTGGCCGGAGGAAGATCGCTGCGCAGCGCTCCCCGGCCCGGCCCCTCGATCACCCCTCGGCCCGCCCCCCGGGGGCCTCCCGGGTCCCCCCGCCCCGCCGGGCCGAGGAGGGCCGGGAGccgggggggaggggcggggggccggGTCGTGCCAGGCTGCCATTTTCTGCCGCCGCCGCGGAGCCTGCGCGgggcccggcccccgcccccctcccccgctcccTGCGGGCCGCGGCGGGAGCCGATTATTCCGGGTCGGGGTCCGCGCCCTCCAGCGCCCCGGCCGCAGGCCCCAGGCTGGGCCCCGGGGCGGGGGCAGGCACGGCCCGGAAGGCGGGGGCGGCCAGGCCGGGGCCCCTGCGGCAGCGCCTAGCCGGGCACCGAG CCCGGCCCGCCGTCGCCGCCCGCAGCCCTAGCCCCGCGAGCGCCCGGCGCCGAGTTGCGGGGGTCCGGGAGCGTGCCCCGAGCCGGGCACTGCCCGCCACCGTGCCCCCCGCCCGGCTACCCTCCTCCCCGCCCGCCTCCGGGCCGGCCTCCCGGGCCGCCAGCAGCGGCGCTCATTACCGTGTGGCCGGTGGGGTCGGGCCGGCCCGGCTGCGCGCCCTAGTGCCGCGGCGCCGCGTCCCGGCTCGTCCTCTGctctcgccgccgccgccgccgccgcccgcgcgccctccctccctccctcccggccCGCCTGCCTGCCTCGCTCGCTCGCTCCCTCCCTCCGCTCGCTGTCGCGCTCCCTCTCTCCGCCTCCTCCGCCGGgtccccccctcccaccccttctctccgccttcctccttccctccctccggCCGCCCGCGGGCCCAGGCCTCCGCCCGCTGCTCGCCCCCCGCGGCCGCGCTGGCCCGGGCCCCGGCGCTGCGGAGCCGGCCCGCGAGGCAGCGCCGACTTGGGGGCCCCGGGGCGCCGCGGCGGGAGCGGCCTGGGCGCGCGGCCGGTCCTAGCGCCCTCGGCCCGACTTCCCGGCCCCTACGTCCCCGCTGGGGGTCCCCGCACGCTGCAGTTCGGAGAGCCGGACCCCGCAGCGCCCCGACCCTGCGCAGGGCCCGGGCACCCCGCCTCGGCCGCTCTCCCGGCCACTCCGCCGGGGGCCTGCG CACTGGCCGCAGGGACAGCGGCCCCTCCTCTCCCGCGGCCGGTGTCAAGTGCCTCCCCCCGGCAGCCCACGGAGCCCCCGGCGGCCTTCGCCCTGCAGTTCTCCCGACCTCCACCAGAGCCCACTGCACTCTGCCTGCCTCAGCACTGGGGCTGGGGACAGCAGCGCCGGCCCATCCGCGTCGCAACCCCCACGCCACCCGCCACCCCCGCCAGGTGCCGCCGCCGAGTGGAGGCCAGTCCATTCAACAGGGCCAAGGTCGGGGCGCCGGGCCTATCCAGGCCGTCTTGGAGGCTCGAGCACCTCTATTGGTTGAGCCTCCCTGGAAGGAAGTGAGCTCCCCGTACCTTGAGGTGTCCAAGTAG